The proteins below are encoded in one region of Coffea arabica cultivar ET-39 chromosome 4c, Coffea Arabica ET-39 HiFi, whole genome shotgun sequence:
- the LOC113708299 gene encoding protein FAR1-RELATED SEQUENCE 5-like has product MDCSKLTEDKIPELGMEFNSEEYAYKFYNKYVFKMSFSVRKDYLNKDKDGVITSRRYSCCKKGVKHKYEGDAMPKRTRAPTKTGCGAKMIIVLLRGTMKYRVHDLVLEHNHKLHIVQCSHMMASQRKVSEVQRFQPEISKDDGFSLKQSHELMGKETDFG; this is encoded by the coding sequence ATGGATTGCAGCAAATTGACAGAAGATAAGATCCCTGAGTTAGGAATGGAGTTCAACAGTGAAGAGTATGCGTACAAGTTTTACAACAAATATGTCTTTAAAATGAGTTTTAGTGTACGCAAAGACTATCTGAATAAAGACAAAGATGGCGTGATCACGTCTAGGAGATATAGTTGCTGCAAGAAAGGTGTGAAACACAAATACGAAGGTGATGCGATGCCAAAGAGGACACGAGCGCCGACAAAAACGGGGTGTGGAGCTAAAATGATTATCGTGTTGCTTAGAGGGACAATGAAGTACCGTGTGCATGACCTTGTTTTAGAACATAACCATAAGTTGCACATTGTTCAATGTTCACACATGATGGCATCACAAAGAAAAGTGAGTGAGGTTCAAAGATTTCAACCTGAAATAAGCAAGGATGATGGATTTTCATTGAAACAGAGTCATGAGCTTATGGGAAAGGAGACAGATTTTGGATGA